A genomic stretch from Orcinus orca chromosome 14, mOrcOrc1.1, whole genome shotgun sequence includes:
- the RBP4 gene encoding retinol-binding protein 4 isoform X2, translating to MEWVWALVLLAALGSVRAERDCRVSSFRVKENFDKDRFSGTWYAMAKKDPKGLFLQDNIVAQFMNENGHMTATAKGRVRLFNWDLCADMLGTFTDTEDPAKFKMKYWGVASFLQKGNDDHWIIDTDYDTYAVQYSCRLLNLDGTCADSYSFVFARDLNGFSPEVQRIVRQRQEELCLARQYRLIAHNGYCDGESE from the exons ATGGAGTGGGTGTGGGCGCTGGTGCTACTGGCGGCGCTGGGCAGCGTCCGGGCGGAGCGCGACTGCCGGGTGAGCAGCTTCCGAGTCAAAGAGAACTTCGACAAGGATCGC TTCTCCGGCACCTGGTATGCCATGGCCAAGAAGGACCCCAAGGGCCTCTTTCTGCAGGACAACATCGTCGCCCAGTTCATGAACGAGAATGGCCACATGACAGCCACGGCCAAGGGCCGAGTCCGTCTCTTTAA CTGGGACCTGTGCGCAGACATGCTGGGCACCTTCACAGACACCGAGGACCCTGCCAAGTTCAAGATGAAGTACTGGGGCGTAGCGTCCTTTCTCCAGAAAGGAA ACGATGACCACTGGATCATTGACACGGACTACGACACCTATGCTGTGCAGTACTCCTGCCGCCTCCTGAACCTCGATGGTACCTGCGCTGACAGCTACTCCTTCGTGTTCGCCCGTGACCTGAACGGCTTTTCCCCGGAGGTGCAGAGAATCgtgaggcagaggcaggaggagCTGTGCCTGGCCAGGCAGTACCGGCTGATCGCTCACAATG gtTACTGTGATGGCGAATCAGAATGA
- the RBP4 gene encoding retinol-binding protein 4 isoform X1, giving the protein MEWVWALVLLAALGSVRAERDCRVSSFRVKENFDKDRFSGTWYAMAKKDPKGLFLQDNIVAQFMNENGHMTATAKGRVRLFNSWDLCADMLGTFTDTEDPAKFKMKYWGVASFLQKGNDDHWIIDTDYDTYAVQYSCRLLNLDGTCADSYSFVFARDLNGFSPEVQRIVRQRQEELCLARQYRLIAHNGYCDGESE; this is encoded by the exons ATGGAGTGGGTGTGGGCGCTGGTGCTACTGGCGGCGCTGGGCAGCGTCCGGGCGGAGCGCGACTGCCGGGTGAGCAGCTTCCGAGTCAAAGAGAACTTCGACAAGGATCGC TTCTCCGGCACCTGGTATGCCATGGCCAAGAAGGACCCCAAGGGCCTCTTTCTGCAGGACAACATCGTCGCCCAGTTCATGAACGAGAATGGCCACATGACAGCCACGGCCAAGGGCCGAGTCCGTCTCTTTAA TAGCTGGGACCTGTGCGCAGACATGCTGGGCACCTTCACAGACACCGAGGACCCTGCCAAGTTCAAGATGAAGTACTGGGGCGTAGCGTCCTTTCTCCAGAAAGGAA ACGATGACCACTGGATCATTGACACGGACTACGACACCTATGCTGTGCAGTACTCCTGCCGCCTCCTGAACCTCGATGGTACCTGCGCTGACAGCTACTCCTTCGTGTTCGCCCGTGACCTGAACGGCTTTTCCCCGGAGGTGCAGAGAATCgtgaggcagaggcaggaggagCTGTGCCTGGCCAGGCAGTACCGGCTGATCGCTCACAATG gtTACTGTGATGGCGAATCAGAATGA